The nucleotide window CTATGCCTCGTTGCTCCCTGTAGTTAAATAGCATCCCGCAGAACTGTCATGCAATTACACTGTCACCGTGTTTACAAGGAGCTGTTATTTAGATGACCACAGGAGGCATGGTCTTGTGTATTTGGGGGACTTTTGCATTCCCCATTGGTTTCACCCCAGAGATTTTCATTTCTCAAATATTTGCTTACCGCTGGTGTTTTGCCGATGTGTTTACTGTCCCTGCTGAGCCTCAGAGCAACTTGGTTGGACTGGTCTCATATGTTGTATGTTTCCCATAATTGCAGGACTGCACGGTCtttgagatggaggagaagataTTGGAAGTTGTAAGTAGCAGTTCAGCTTTTCCTAGACCATAGGTTAATCCCTGGACGTTCATAATAAAAATAGAAtctgtaggaacacacacacacgtatacatagACATTCActcatacttacacacacatggatgcacATACAAGCAAACATTCATTTTGCAGacgcagacaggcacacacgcacacgcaaaccCCTACTTCCCTTTCCTGTGCTGTGTCGAGAATCCCATGGCTCCTGTGCTGTGATGTGGGTGTAGTGCAGGGGGCCGTGTGTTTACACAGGTCAGTGATGTGATGAACCACAGAGGCCCTGCTTCCACATCCTGTAGAAGATAATGCTGCTAAGCGCTGGGGTCTGTCACACACTTAGCTGAACATTTCATTAAAGTGATAATATTGGTGTGGATTAGCCATTTCCTTTCAAGCCTGACCCTCTGTTTCACCTTCGCCAGCCAGTGTTCAGGCATTTTTAATGTCTGGTTATATAACACCGCTTATGCAAGGCTGGATCCGGCTCTCACGGACAGGATTTGGGTTCCCGGAGAGGTTATACACCTCTGTTTGTTTTGAAGCTCCCTAACCACAGCTTCCAGGAATGATGACAAAGCATTGGCATCATGTCTTGTCAGAAGAGGACCCAGCCCATACCTGAGAATGAGTGATGTTTTGTTTATGAATTGTACTCCCTATGATTCATATAAaatcaaaataataaaatgCATGACAGCAAAACACAGAGCTGTCCCACCTAGAATCCTTCAAAAAATAACCAGAAGCTGTTGACCACAGAGCTGTAATCACTAGACACCCAGGTCCCAACCAGTGACACCCAGGTTAAAATGCTGCTTGACAAACATTACCTAGTAATTAAGTCAATAAACAGacttaaataatataaatagACTTGCTGAGATACATTAAGAGTGATAAATGTACAAGTAAACACATTTAGTTTCTAAATATGTAGAAAATGTAAAAGATAAGCCTGTGTTTGTCTTTCAGTCGCGATCTCTGAACGGGATCTGTGACCAGACGGTGaggatgacctctgaccccctgaAGAGTCACATGGCCTGTCTGGAGGAAGTCCACATCACCAACATCAGATCCGGAGAAGGACTGGTAAGAAGAACCTCAGGATGCACAGTCCTGCTGGATTGTCTATCCCACACTGCTCATAGACCAACATCCTACATATGTATTGATGTTTGAAAAATAAGCTCACCTGACAGTCTGGTTAGACACACAAATGGTAGCATGAAGCACAAAGGACTTTTGACCTTTTCGTTTCTCAGAAACAACGTTATTTTGCTTATCCCTActgtttttctttgtctttcagGGGATGTATATCAAATCTACCTACGATGGGCTCCACGTTATCACCGGAACCACCGAAAACGTGAGTTTCCAGCTGTTGGAAGTGCTGGATAAAGCACTTACTGTCAGTTATAGTCACGAGAATCACCTCCCAAGGAGGTTCTCTCAGTGCTTTGATCTTGTCTTGGCTCACTGGGTTCCTCCTTTTCTCTAGTCTCCAGCAGACCGAACACACAGGATCCACGCAGGGGACGAGGTCATCCAGGTCAACAGGCAGACGGTGGTAGGTACCTCTGACCTGTCCGACCAAACAGAGAGCTCAGAGGCGTTTCCCTGGCGATGAACTGGCACAACACATCCTGTGGATGACCCAGTATGAATTCATGCCGAACGGGACACAGGAAACAGATGATCATGTAACAATCTGCGACTACCGTGGGCACAGTCGAAGACGGGGGGTGTGGATGCAGGTGCAATAGGTGGCTGGAGATGGGTGTGGTCCTGATAGCTCCTGTTTGTGATTGGTCCAGATGGGCTGGCAGCTGAAGAACCTGGTTGGCAAGCTGAAGGCTGATCCCGAGGGTGTGGTGTTGCTGGTGAAGAAGAGGCCCTCAGGAGCCTCCTGCAACttaacccccgcccccctgaaGAACATGCGCTGGAGACCCCCCCTAGCTCAggtaccccccacccaccagccTATGTCTAGTCTCAGAGTCCTTTTTGGATTCCTTCTCATTCTGCCATGCATGtgcgagatgtgtgtgtgtgttgtcctggAGCTGTTTTGGTTTGGGAAGGGAGATCTGAGGAAAGGAAACTAGCTCTTCTACCAGCCACCCAGGCTGCTGTTGTGGGTGGGTCACTGGCTGAACAATGATTCCCTTCTTCTAACTTTTCCTTCAggaagataaaaaaaaaggcaAAATGTCTGTGCATTCACTGGGGTTGATGTTCGAAATGTTTGGAAGGTGACTCATGTTCAAAGACAAAGAGTGTGATGGGACAGGGTGCGCTTTGGTTTTGCGTTTGGAAATTAGGCCaggatgtgtgttttggaaagaTTGCATGGAGTCCCTAAATGTCACTAGGCGGACTGTGAGATGGTGTGCCCTCTAATCTTTGAAACCTGCGAGGTCTCTTGTCAAAGTCTAGCCCATCCCTGACTGACTAGGTCGTCTCACCATTCAGGTTTCAGTTGAAGGCTAATCTCCACCCAAGCCAACCCAAGGTCAACCTGAGAAAAGACCGAACAGAAAGTTGTCCACATAACGTATTTGAATCATTTCGATTTGTTAATGCAATAGTATTAATCCTGAAATGACTTTATTTCTGAAGAAATTAGGAATTGAGGAAAAGCTGTCCCAGCCTCGGAAATGGTCAGGACACAATTAAAAACAAAAGAATGTATTGTTTCATAAGTGGTCTGTGACTATGTCCTCGCCAGATCTTACTTTGGAACATTCTAGAGTAACCTCTCAGAGCCAGACTCTAATAACCTGGGCAGCATTACCTAACCATATTTCAAATTAGAAAAATATCAATTGTAACACACTGATATATTTGGTGTTGTGAAATCATTCTGGTGATTTAGTGTTtctcagaacagaacattcagaGAAGACCAAATGAGGAACCCGTCAGAAGAACAGTCGTCACAGTGAAACCACTTCTAACACATCTCCTCTTGTTTTGTGTCACAGGGCGTCCCCAAAGTGTCTAAAAGTATCTCTGATGTTCCCCTTCGAAAGAAGGAGAAACCAGGCATTCATGACCTgtacatccctcctcccccagctgtgGCCTATGCCCCTCAGTAAGAGCCTGTCTGCCAAACCAGCCTCTTTTCATGTCTTCATTTAAATACTCAACCTACTTCTAATACTAGACAACAGTAAACCAACGGTCTCTCCATTCCCTATCACCCTCCTAAGCGATGGGAAGACAAACGTCAGTGCGAGTGTCAGAATGAGACCCAAGTCTCCAAACTCCTTCCTGGATGTCGAGAGCAGAAGGCGCTTCACCATTGCAGACTACGAGAACAAGATCACTGTTTGTCCCGCTGAACCCCACGTCCAGCCAGTTCCGGCCCCAGCCCGTCTGAGGCAGCGCTGCTCCACCCGCGGTActgcctcctcacacacacacatgcacacacacccacccacccacacgcaGCCTACAATCTGTCAGGTACTTTAATAGATTCCACGAAAAGAGGCACGTTTTATAATGATGGACTATTTGAACCCCTTTCAGGTAAACCCCGACCACTCTCCATGCCTGTGGACACATGCTTGGGCATGTCGGATTTGTCCTCCAGGCCATGGCCTCATGGGAGGAAGGGTAAGCCTGATCCACCTGCCTGAATGTAAAACACCAAAACAAAGCAGCCTGCTAATCTACACTGTTATCTGATTGGGCATTTTACTGCCTCACTACAGCTGCATGAACAAACCTGGGCAGGATTTGACCTGCGTGCTCTGAATTCTTATTGGGTTGTTTATTAACTTTGGGGTAAGCCCCGGCAGAACCACAGGACTATTCAGTCATTATTCCCTCATTACACTCTATTGCACTTGAGCACTTTTAGATTCAAAAGGTGTTCTGTACTGTTTAAAATTTAGCAAAAGAGATATGGTGTGTGAACGTCCagtaataaaatatatatactttttgtcTCTGCTAGTGTTAGATACGTGCAATTCTTTACTAATTCATCAATGATAATTGTTAGGGTATGATACACATTTTCAATGCAATATGTGCATATAGTGCAGGTACCTGTCAGTAATCTGTAGCTAGACGAGATTCTCAAACGCTTGCCCCTGCCCCCTTTAGGAGAAGACATCCTGCACAGATACCTGAGTAACGAGCGCATAGCCTCCATCTCAGAGGAGCCGCCCTGCTTCCCTCTGCCCTACCGGCCCCTGGGGGAGCGCCAGCTGGTTTGCGGCGTGGACCACATCAGGGGAAGCCAGTGTTTCATCAACGCCGACCTGCACAACAGCGCCACCATCCCCTACCAGGAAGCAGCCTCTAAAAAgagccctgctccccctgctgctGCCCCTGCCGCTGCTACTTCCAAACATCCCTCCCAAGGACACTCTTCATTCCTGGGGGGCTGGCTGGCTCGTCTCAAGCTGCTGACTCACTGacgcccccacccacccccacccctcctggtCCTTCCCCCTGGTGGAGCATGTCCCCAGTTCCCTCACGCAGCCTTTCCACGATGGTGGGATCTCTCAGTATTAGAGCACTCTGTTGAAATGTTATGCTGGAACTTCAGGCAGCCTCCACTACAGGCTACGCTTGGGAACTCAGATGGATCACTATACTGCATTTCAAACCTGCGTTGTGTTAGAGCATACTTCTGTATGCATTTCAACTCCTTAGAATGGCATATTGTTCGATTCAGTTCAGATACCTATGTTTGCCATCCTtcctggtggaggtggagaaatCATAACAAGTGAAGTATTGTTGTTTTTAATTAGCATGGCCTGTTTCTGCCCGTACTCCTCCTCATTCCACAGGGAGGGGGATTCAGCTTTAGGAAACATTTGCCTTGCCTTTATTGGTGACTATTCTATGAGTATGTTAAATTATTCCTTGTGCGTCCAAATATTTCTTGTAAATTGCTAATTCTATAAGAAATTTGATTTCCTTTGTATTTTGTACTTTGTTCTGTGTATTTTATCAGGTTGAATGGTATGCCAGTAATTTCATCTAAGacaatgtgttttcttttaTGTCATTTCCTGTTACAAAGGTttggagcaaaaaaaaaattctgaggTGCCCTTTGAAGGTTCAGTGCTTATATGTTGCTTTTGCAGAGTATGGTAATGTTTAAGTAGATACATTTGCATATAATGATTGTTTTTTGATCAGGTAAAACATTTAGACGTGTGTCTAACTTTATCTCACTAACAGGTCTTCACTAATTCAGGTGTCATAGTTTGGCACTAAAGCAATGTCTTGACCAattcactgacatctttgtATTTTTGccttagaaacagaaaacacacttaATAAatattctgaagtgtttctcatgataaatgtagcctactcgATAGGATAGACAGTTTCATCAATAGTTTTCTGATATTAAACAACTTATCTGTGCTAATTAAAGATGGACCATATCCAGTCACTGAATTCAGGAATATTGACTATTTAAGATTATTTAAGTGCTTGTGCTGTTGATACCTTTCTCTTCAACATGGTGAGAACTGCTAATAAAAGTGCAATTCACTTTGGTGCCCttatttctcaaaaataaaaaGCATTCTTTGTACTTACAAAGGACGGTTGAAGCAAAATCTATAAGAA belongs to Osmerus eperlanus chromosome 8, fOsmEpe2.1, whole genome shotgun sequence and includes:
- the cnksr3 gene encoding connector enhancer of kinase suppressor of ras 3 — protein: MDPITKWTSKQVVDWMRGLDDSLQQYVPSFEREKIDGEQLLKISHQELLVLGVSRIGHQELVLEAVDLLCALNYGVETDNLKTLVGCMRAATNNLHNSASERRKNPCYDGKNSHKPPNDFLTAVVELIAAAKSLLGWLDRTPLTGISDFTATKNRIIQLCLELTSTVQKDCTVFEMEEKILEVSRSLNGICDQTVRMTSDPLKSHMACLEEVHITNIRSGEGLGMYIKSTYDGLHVITGTTENSPADRTHRIHAGDEVIQVNRQTVMGWQLKNLVGKLKADPEGVVLLVKKRPSGASCNLTPAPLKNMRWRPPLAQGVPKVSKSISDVPLRKKEKPGIHDLYIPPPPAVAYAPHDGKTNVSASVRMRPKSPNSFLDVESRRRFTIADYENKITVCPAEPHVQPVPAPARLRQRCSTRGKPRPLSMPVDTCLGMSDLSSRPWPHGRKGEDILHRYLSNERIASISEEPPCFPLPYRPLGERQLVCGVDHIRGSQCFINADLHNSATIPYQEAASKKSPAPPAAAPAAATSKHPSQGHSSFLGGWLARLKLLTH